In Miscanthus floridulus cultivar M001 chromosome 8, ASM1932011v1, whole genome shotgun sequence, the sequence ATTTTTTCGATATCCACTACgatgatattatctttgtaaAAAAAACAATTCTAGATATGTTTTTGGTTAATGTgtctaaagtttgaccaaatacaTAGACACCAAATATGTACAGTATAAAATATACCTCTTGCAATTCTAATGATAgtcatttgatattataaatatatttttatatagttagttaaatttaaaatattttagCATGATGCTGTGCTGAGATAGTGTTATTTTTTTGGATGGACGAAGTATATATTATTTATTTACCAGGTCTACCATCCTTTCTCATGCGAACCACCATGCCGCCAGGCCCTTTCGTGAACCAATTGCCAGCGATCCCTGACCATTGCCATGTCACCGATCCGTGTCAATCCCATGTGACGAGTCCTCCGCCATCAGATCGCATCCAACGCCTGTGAGGCTGTGACCCACGGATTCCGCCCGTCCAGCTCAGCGATCCGCAGCAACAGCACCAAAACCCATCCCACCCTCCAACCCCGATCTGACGTTTCGAACGCACCCATCCCCCGAAAATCCTCCCCTCCCGGCTCCCGCCCAAACCACCGACGCAAAATTTCCCCATCTCCCCGCGCGCGGCCTCCCAATTCCCAAATCCTCTCTCCCCTATAAAACCCACCCCAAATCCACCGCTCCACCGCACCAAACTCACCGCGGCGAATTCGAATCCCACAATCTTCTCGTAGCACACCACCGTCACTAGAGTCTAATTCCACCTCGTCGGCGATGTCTGGGCGCGGCAAGGGCGGCAAGGGGCTGGGCAAGGGCGGCGCGAAGCGCCACCGCAAGGTTCTCCGCGACAACATCCAGGGGATCACGAAGCCGGCGATCCGAAGGCTGGCGAGGAGGGGCGGCGTGAAGCGCATCTCCGGGCTCATCTACGAGGAGACCCGCGGTGTGCTCAAGATCTTCCTCGAGAACGTCATCCGCGACGCCGTCACCTACACCGAGCACGCCCGCCGCAAGACCGTCACCGCCATGGACGTCGTCTACGCGCTCAAGCGCCAGGGCCGCACCCTCTACGGATTCGGCGGCTGAGCGCGTGCTCGTCTCCTCCGTCGTCTGCAGCTGCTGCTCGTGCCTTACTCTGGGTTCCCTTGTGCCGTGCTTTCCTTGATGTAGAGAGTTATCTGATTCTTAGATCTCTGCTGTGTCTCGTTATTTGGGTGGAATCATGTGTCCCTAGTAGTACTGAAAGTGGAACACCACGTTGTATCTTCCTTTGCAGCAATGAAATGTTAACTCTGATTGGCtattattcatcttgtgattttgGAACTGTTTTTTTTCCTTGAATGTGTTATTGGCACGGTATTTATTAAGTAGAAGGAAAGCTTTACAAATTAAAGTTGGATGGTAATTTATGATTATTGAGCTAAACATTGATAGAGATCATATAGTTGTGATTTATAAAAGAAAATACTTAGCGACCAAACGAAGGATCATAGGGACAAAATCCAGTAGGCCTTGAGCTCAGTGACTAAAGAGCGTTGTGCTCCAAGCTAGCGAGGTTCAACTCCATGGCAACCAGATCGAAGTCTGGAGTGAAGAGCGTCTGAATGGTCTCTTGTTTGGAGGGTGACAACGCCGCAGCGTAGAAGGCCCTAATACTGTTTAAAGCCACGGGGTTCGGACCTTACGGCATATCTCCGATCCCTAGCTTTTGCTTGAGCACATTTTGTGCTTGGACAGTCGGGTTGGAGACCTTGGTCTTAGCAGCCAGTCTCCCACTTCGACGCACCGACATCACCATTGAAGGTGTCCTGGACCTTCTTAGCCTCGGCTTGCTAAGCAACGGGGTCTTGGGTGGGATGCATAGCCACGCCTCCAATTGTGCCAATAGGGACACATCAACCGATGGAGGTTGAGCGGTGTGGCCTTCATCGTCAATCGATGATCCACGGCTGCACCTCAACGGCTCAAGCTCTATAACCTCAGAATTCGGTAAAGGCGTCCGCGGCCGTTTCCTGCCTTGAGCAGAGTGACGTGGGGCCAAGTCAGCCGATGACGGCGAGATCTCACCAGCGTACGCCGCAGAGGCCAACGCCTGGTGCACTAGCTCGGCCATCGATATGGGCGGCGCCACGTTGTCGACGCCCGGATGGTCAACCCGGTTGGCATAGAAGCGGCCGCCTAATCCGCAACGCCGTGCTGTCCCACTCGTGGTGGCGTGACTTGCGGCATCTCCAGCTCAGGCGACAATAGGGGTGAATCCGTCATGAGGGAGGCGCCCGCCGGAGTAGTGGGGCACCAAGGCGTTGTTGGTCCCGCTAGTCGGCTCGCGACGAGCGAGGCAGTGAGCTCCTCCAGCATCGGATCAACCCACGCGGGAGGCTCCGCACCCGCGTAGGGCTCCAAGACCAGCGTGTCCGGCTCAGGAAAGTAGGAAGCAGCAGCGGCAGAGGCTTCGCCCGACACCATCGGAGCGGCCCGTGCAGACCTCCCGAGACGCCTTCGTCGTTAGTGTCGTTGGCCACCGCTGGCAGGAACGACGCTATTCAGCACGGTCTCACAAGCGCCACACGAAGCACCATGTTCCGCCGGGCGAGCATCAGAGTTGCTGGTGGGCTCACTGTGACCCTCCCTAGTAGCACAATCGGCTACGGCAGTGGTTTCCGACGCCACAGCGGTGCCTGTGGCCTCGTCGCGGTTGGCTGCAGTGTCGCGGGGGAAGTCGGTGTTGTGTAGCACCGACTGTCTCTAGCgtcttgttcgccgccgcctcgttcgtcgccgccgccaccggcttCGGTCGACAGACGCAGGCGCGGCTCCACCCGGCTCCACTGGACCACCGTGGGCGGGTGGTTGGGTCGCCGGGATATGGTCCCGGGCAAGCGGTCATGGTCGGTCGCTTGTACCGGTAGCTGTAGGAGGCTTCCGCTGTCGCTGGCCGCCACCATCTGCTGGCCGAGCATCGAAGTTGCTGGCATGAACCGGGCGCGACCGACGACTCACAGCGCCGACATCACTCGAGCTCCCAGAGCCGGCATGCTGTGGCCACTTGTTGCCGTCGTTCACCAGAGAACGAGACCGCTTGCAGTCCCTGGCCAGATGCCGAAACTCATGGCAGTGCAGGCATCTCGACGGCAGACGACAGGTGGCAACCCTGTGGGTGTATGATAGGCAGTTGTCGCGTAGCGCGTCTGGGAGGCGGCAACGTCGATGTGGCCGTGGTGCTCTCACGACAGCGGCGTTCCGCTGGCCAACAGGTTTATGAGACAAGACCTCCTGCCATCCGTTGGCGTCAGGTGGTGAGATCCGGCGACGACTGTGAGCTGGCACGCGGTGCCCAAGCCTGAGGTAGGTAGGGACGTGCTCATCACCGGACTAAGAGCCGTCGTCGACCCGATTCCCCAACCTCAGGTGCATAGGGATGCGCTCCTGGTTGGCACGCGGTGCGGTGTTTGTCCCATGGCCGCCGCTGATAGCGTGGTTCCCCCTCCTCCTCTGGCGGCGCTTCATGCCCGGTGGCCTAGCGACAACTGAGATCTGGACCGCCTCCACCGGCTGCTCTTTGACGACTCGGGTGCCAGGGTGGGAGTTGGGCCCTACCCTATCTACGAAGGCCCTCCGAGCCGGGGAGTCCTAGCGGACGGCGTCGAGGTAGGATGGCTACGGCATCAGAGAGGAGATGGACTCGCAGTCTGAGTCAAAAGCAGTCCGATAGCTCCGTCTAACGCGTGGATTTGGAGCGACCGGGGGTTCCGCCGAGGTAGAAAGGCGGGGCGTCCAGCGAGAGCGTGGGCCCCTTGTTTGCTGAGGCCCGGTGGGGGCTTTGGGAGGCGGCCGGTGTCGGGCTGGCAGCTGGCGGGCTGGATGGCGGGGCAGGGGCGGGGGCCGCcccagttgaaagctctagtttggttttggttaattgataaaaccctaagtgctaacctagtttatcaagatcattatgagataggtagcactactccaagtgatgaagcaatggcgaagatcatgacaatggtgatggtcaaatgcttaaactcaaaaaagaagaaagagaaaaataaaaggctcaaggcaaaggtataaaatgtaggagccattttgttttagtgatcaagacacttagtgagtgtgatcacatttaggatagatagccgtactattaagaggagtaaaacttgtatcggaatgcgattatcaaagtgtcactagatgctctaactcattgcatatgcatttaggatctagtggagtgctaacaccctt encodes:
- the LOC136473724 gene encoding histone H4, whose product is MSGRGKGGKGLGKGGAKRHRKVLRDNIQGITKPAIRRLARRGGVKRISGLIYEETRGVLKIFLENVIRDAVTYTEHARRKTVTAMDVVYALKRQGRTLYGFGG